The following are from one region of the Falco biarmicus isolate bFalBia1 chromosome 1, bFalBia1.pri, whole genome shotgun sequence genome:
- the SEZ6 gene encoding seizure protein 6 homolog isoform X1 → MGSPPPALLLPLLAALLRAPAHGFNGLARKAGESAEAEGEPTALPTPAEREAEARFVSTAPTLKLLNHHPLLEDLLHEAFLKKDYLGQAPFLPAGPGPLLPASALEPAPGPPAPEPPPRTPALPRAAFPTDPLTTPAGRPGLWGEAWGAVPGADPSWSPAGVLESGPASSSQAPATPSTSLGPRAGTTMVPGDEEGTTTTSTITTTTVTTLQGPVPCNRTLAGPEGWLVSPELAGVPYDGSLDCTYTVTVYPGYGVELKVHNISLVEGETLTVESTGGLEPTLLANESFLLRGQVIRSPANLLTLRFQSPRPPSPGSYRFHYQAYLLSCPFPARPAFGEVSVSSLHPGGDARFRCAAGYQLQGAHRLTCRNATRPFWSAREPLCLAACGGVVRNATVGRIVSPGFPGNYSNNLTCHWLLEAPASHRLHLHFEKVSLAEDDDRLIIRNGNNVEAPPVYDSYEVEYLPIEGLLSTGRHFFVELTTDSSGAAAGMALRYEAFEQGHCYEPFVKYGNFTASDPRYPVGTTVEFSCDPGYTLEQGSTVIECVDPSDPQWNETEPACRAVCSGELTDTAGVVLSPNWPEAYGKGQDCIWGLHVEEDKRIMLDVRVLRLGMGDVLTFYDGDDLTARILGQYTGTRGRFKLYASTADVTVQFQSDPGTGAFGYQQGFVIHFSEVPRNDTCPELPDIANGWKTSSQPELLHGTVVTYHCYPGFQLAGTDLLMCHWDLTWSGDLPTCERVTSCRDPGDAEHSRRVVSSPKFPVGATVQYVCDKGYILAGAGTLTCHDRAAGGPKWSDRLPKCIPETYEPCHNPGVPAGGRQSPEWRLYPAGATLRFSCTAGRALLGEGSLRCLPGHPSRWSGSPPICKAASYDDFYSNRNLDAVAKAVPSGTGLEGTNVAIAVFLPILVVALLIGGIYLYFSKLQGKPALQLPLAGSHPYDHITVESAFDNPTYETGGPHMGWNTHPETTHMMDIHPGSTHRMEHATRDCTWDGTSIQGPFVGWDIHAGATSHTG, encoded by the exons ATGGGctcgccgccgcccgccctgctgctgccgctcCTCGCCGCGCTGCTCCGCGCACCGGCCCACG GCTTCAATGGGCTGGCAAGGAAGGCTGGGGAGAGCGCTGAGGCCGAGGGGGAGCCGACGGCACTGCCCACACCGGCGGAGCGGGAGGCGGAGGCTCGCTTCGTGAGCACAGCACCCACGCTGAAGCTCCTCAACCACCACCCGCTGCTGGAGGACCTGCTGCACGAAGCCTTCCTGAAGAAGGACTACCTGGGCCAGGCACCATTCCTGCCTGCTGGCCCTggccccctcctgcctgccagcgCCCTCGAGCCAGCCcctggccccccagcccccgagCCCCCACCACGCACCCCcgccctgcccagggctgccttCCCCACTGACCCGCTGACCACCCCGGCAGGGCGCCCGGGGCTGTGGGGGGAGGCGTGGGGGGCTGTGCCAGGTGCTGACCCTTCATGGTCCCCCGCCGGGGTGCTGGAGTCGGGTCCTGCATCTTCCAGCCAGGCACCCGCCACCCCTAGCACATCCCTGGGACCCCGCGCTGGGACCACCATGGTCCCCGGGGATGAGGAGGggaccaccaccacctccaccatcaccaccaccactgtcACCACACTGCAGGGTCCAG TCCCCTGCAACCGGACGCTGGCAGGCCCTGAGGGCTGGCTGGTGTCCCCGGAGCTGGCCGGTGTCCCCTACGATGGCAGCCTGGACTGTACCTACACCGTCACCGTCTACCCTGGCTATGGTGTGGAGCTCAAG GTACACAACATCAGCCTGGTGGAGGGGGAGACACTGACGGTGGAGAGCACGGGGGGCCTGGAGCCCACCCTCCTGGCCAATGAGTCCTTCCTGCTGCGGGGCCAGGTCATCCGCAGCCCTGCCAACCTCCTCACCCTCCGCTTCCagagcccccggccccccagccccggctccTACCGCTTCCACTACCAAG CCTACCTGCTGAGCTGCCCCTTCCCGGCACGGCCGGCTTTCGGGGAGGTCTCTGTCAGCAGCCTGCACCCCGGCGGGGATGCCCGCTTCCGCTGCGCTGCCGGCTACCAGCTGCAAGGTGCCCACCGGCTCACCTGCCGCAATGCCACCCGGCCCTTCTGGAGCGCCCGTGAGCCCCTCTGCCTCG CGGCGTGTGGCGGGGTGGTCCGGAATGCCACGGTGGGACGCATCGTCTCgcccggcttccctgggaaCTACAGCAACAACCTGACATGCCACTGGCTGCTGGAGGCGCCTGCCAGCCACCGCCTGCACCTCCATTTCGAGAAGGTCTCACTGGCAGAGGATGATGACAG GCTCATTATCCGCAACGGCAACAACGTGGAGGCACCGCCGGTGTACGACTCCTACGAGGTGGAGTACCTGCCCATTGAGGGGCTGCTCAGCACCGGGCGCCACTTCTTTGTGGAGCTCACCACCGACAGCAGCGGGGCCGCTGCAGGCATGGCACTGCGCTATGAGG CCTTTGAGCAGGGACATTGCTACGAGCCCTTTGTCAAGTACGGGAACTTCACGGCCAGCGACCCCCGGTACCCCGTGGGCACCACAGTGGAGTTCAGCTGCGACCCTGGCTacacgctggagcagggctccACCGTCATCGAGTGCGTCGACCCCAGTGACCCACAGTGGAACGAGACGGAGCCAGCGTGTCGCG CGGTGTGCAGTGGGGAGCTGACGGACACGGCCGGTGTGGTGCTGTCACCCAACTGGCCGGAGGCATACGGCAAGGGCCAGGACTGCATCTGGGGGCTGCACGTGGAGGAGGACAAGCGCATCATGCTGGATGTCCGCGT GCTGCGGCTGGGGATGGGGGACGTGCTGACCTTCTACGATGGGGACGACCTGACAGCCCGCATCCTGGGCCAGTACACGGGCACCCGCGGCCGTTTCAAGCTCTACGCCTCCACTGCCGATGTCACCGTCCAGTTCCAGTCTGACCCTGGCACCGGTGCCTTTGGCTACCAGCAGGGCTTTGTCATCCATTTCTCCG AGGTCCCCCGTAACGACACCTGCCCTGAGCTGCCAGACATTGCCAACGGCTGGAAGACGTCCTCGCAGCCGGAGCTGCTCCATGGCACCGTGGTCACCTACCATTGCTACCCTGGCTTCCAACTGGCTGGCACCGACCTCCTGATGTGCCACTGGGACCTGACGTGGAGCGGTGACCTGCCCACCTGCGAGCGGG TGACCTCCTGCCGGGACCCCGGGGATGCTGAGCACAGCCGCAGGGTGGTCTCCAGCCCTAAATTCCCAGTGGGAGCCACTGTGCAGTATGTCTGCGACAAGGGCTACATCCTGGCGGGTGCTGGGACCCTCACCTGCCACGACCGCGCTGCAGGGGGACCCAAGTGGAGTGACCGTCTCCCCAAGTGCATCC CGGAGACCTACGAGCCCTGCCACAACCCCGGCgtgccggcgggcgggcggcagAGCCCCGAGTGGCGGCTGTACCCGGCTGGAGCCACCTTGCGCTTCTCCTGCACTGCTGGCCGGGCACTGCTGGGCGAGGGcagcctgcgctgcctgcccgGGCACCCCTCGCGCTGGAGCGGCTCACCTCCCATCTGCAAGGCGG CTTCCTATGATGACTTTTACAGCAACCGCAACCTGGATG CTGTGGCCAAGGCCGTGCCCTCGGGGACGGGGCTGGAGGGCACCAACGTCGCCATCGCTGTCTTCCTGCCCATACTGGTGGTGGCCCTGCTCATCGGAGGCATTTACCTCTACTTCTCCAA GCTCCAGGGgaagccagccctgcagctgcccctcGCTGGCTCCCACCCCTATGACCATATCACCGTGGAGTCGGCATTCGACAACCCCACCTACGAGACAGGA GGACCACACATGGGATGGAATACCCATCCAGAGACCACTCACATGATGGACATCCATCCAGGGAGCACGCACAGGATGGAACATGCAACCAGAGATTGCACATGGGATGGGACATCCATCCAGGGACCGTTTgtgggatgggacatccacGCAGGGGCCACATCACACACAGGATGA
- the SEZ6 gene encoding seizure protein 6 homolog isoform X2: MGSPPPALLLPLLAALLRAPAHGFNGLARKAGESAEAEGEPTALPTPAEREAEARFVSTAPTLKLLNHHPLLEDLLHEAFLKKDYLGQAPFLPAGPGPLLPASALEPAPGPPAPEPPPRTPALPRAAFPTDPLTTPAGRPGLWGEAWGAVPGADPSWSPAGVLESGPASSSQAPATPSTSLGPRAGTTMVPGDEEGTTTTSTITTTTVTTLQVPCNRTLAGPEGWLVSPELAGVPYDGSLDCTYTVTVYPGYGVELKVHNISLVEGETLTVESTGGLEPTLLANESFLLRGQVIRSPANLLTLRFQSPRPPSPGSYRFHYQAYLLSCPFPARPAFGEVSVSSLHPGGDARFRCAAGYQLQGAHRLTCRNATRPFWSAREPLCLAACGGVVRNATVGRIVSPGFPGNYSNNLTCHWLLEAPASHRLHLHFEKVSLAEDDDRLIIRNGNNVEAPPVYDSYEVEYLPIEGLLSTGRHFFVELTTDSSGAAAGMALRYEAFEQGHCYEPFVKYGNFTASDPRYPVGTTVEFSCDPGYTLEQGSTVIECVDPSDPQWNETEPACRAVCSGELTDTAGVVLSPNWPEAYGKGQDCIWGLHVEEDKRIMLDVRVLRLGMGDVLTFYDGDDLTARILGQYTGTRGRFKLYASTADVTVQFQSDPGTGAFGYQQGFVIHFSEVPRNDTCPELPDIANGWKTSSQPELLHGTVVTYHCYPGFQLAGTDLLMCHWDLTWSGDLPTCERVTSCRDPGDAEHSRRVVSSPKFPVGATVQYVCDKGYILAGAGTLTCHDRAAGGPKWSDRLPKCIPETYEPCHNPGVPAGGRQSPEWRLYPAGATLRFSCTAGRALLGEGSLRCLPGHPSRWSGSPPICKAASYDDFYSNRNLDAVAKAVPSGTGLEGTNVAIAVFLPILVVALLIGGIYLYFSKLQGKPALQLPLAGSHPYDHITVESAFDNPTYETGGPHMGWNTHPETTHMMDIHPGSTHRMEHATRDCTWDGTSIQGPFVGWDIHAGATSHTG, translated from the exons ATGGGctcgccgccgcccgccctgctgctgccgctcCTCGCCGCGCTGCTCCGCGCACCGGCCCACG GCTTCAATGGGCTGGCAAGGAAGGCTGGGGAGAGCGCTGAGGCCGAGGGGGAGCCGACGGCACTGCCCACACCGGCGGAGCGGGAGGCGGAGGCTCGCTTCGTGAGCACAGCACCCACGCTGAAGCTCCTCAACCACCACCCGCTGCTGGAGGACCTGCTGCACGAAGCCTTCCTGAAGAAGGACTACCTGGGCCAGGCACCATTCCTGCCTGCTGGCCCTggccccctcctgcctgccagcgCCCTCGAGCCAGCCcctggccccccagcccccgagCCCCCACCACGCACCCCcgccctgcccagggctgccttCCCCACTGACCCGCTGACCACCCCGGCAGGGCGCCCGGGGCTGTGGGGGGAGGCGTGGGGGGCTGTGCCAGGTGCTGACCCTTCATGGTCCCCCGCCGGGGTGCTGGAGTCGGGTCCTGCATCTTCCAGCCAGGCACCCGCCACCCCTAGCACATCCCTGGGACCCCGCGCTGGGACCACCATGGTCCCCGGGGATGAGGAGGggaccaccaccacctccaccatcaccaccaccactgtcACCACACTGCAGG TCCCCTGCAACCGGACGCTGGCAGGCCCTGAGGGCTGGCTGGTGTCCCCGGAGCTGGCCGGTGTCCCCTACGATGGCAGCCTGGACTGTACCTACACCGTCACCGTCTACCCTGGCTATGGTGTGGAGCTCAAG GTACACAACATCAGCCTGGTGGAGGGGGAGACACTGACGGTGGAGAGCACGGGGGGCCTGGAGCCCACCCTCCTGGCCAATGAGTCCTTCCTGCTGCGGGGCCAGGTCATCCGCAGCCCTGCCAACCTCCTCACCCTCCGCTTCCagagcccccggccccccagccccggctccTACCGCTTCCACTACCAAG CCTACCTGCTGAGCTGCCCCTTCCCGGCACGGCCGGCTTTCGGGGAGGTCTCTGTCAGCAGCCTGCACCCCGGCGGGGATGCCCGCTTCCGCTGCGCTGCCGGCTACCAGCTGCAAGGTGCCCACCGGCTCACCTGCCGCAATGCCACCCGGCCCTTCTGGAGCGCCCGTGAGCCCCTCTGCCTCG CGGCGTGTGGCGGGGTGGTCCGGAATGCCACGGTGGGACGCATCGTCTCgcccggcttccctgggaaCTACAGCAACAACCTGACATGCCACTGGCTGCTGGAGGCGCCTGCCAGCCACCGCCTGCACCTCCATTTCGAGAAGGTCTCACTGGCAGAGGATGATGACAG GCTCATTATCCGCAACGGCAACAACGTGGAGGCACCGCCGGTGTACGACTCCTACGAGGTGGAGTACCTGCCCATTGAGGGGCTGCTCAGCACCGGGCGCCACTTCTTTGTGGAGCTCACCACCGACAGCAGCGGGGCCGCTGCAGGCATGGCACTGCGCTATGAGG CCTTTGAGCAGGGACATTGCTACGAGCCCTTTGTCAAGTACGGGAACTTCACGGCCAGCGACCCCCGGTACCCCGTGGGCACCACAGTGGAGTTCAGCTGCGACCCTGGCTacacgctggagcagggctccACCGTCATCGAGTGCGTCGACCCCAGTGACCCACAGTGGAACGAGACGGAGCCAGCGTGTCGCG CGGTGTGCAGTGGGGAGCTGACGGACACGGCCGGTGTGGTGCTGTCACCCAACTGGCCGGAGGCATACGGCAAGGGCCAGGACTGCATCTGGGGGCTGCACGTGGAGGAGGACAAGCGCATCATGCTGGATGTCCGCGT GCTGCGGCTGGGGATGGGGGACGTGCTGACCTTCTACGATGGGGACGACCTGACAGCCCGCATCCTGGGCCAGTACACGGGCACCCGCGGCCGTTTCAAGCTCTACGCCTCCACTGCCGATGTCACCGTCCAGTTCCAGTCTGACCCTGGCACCGGTGCCTTTGGCTACCAGCAGGGCTTTGTCATCCATTTCTCCG AGGTCCCCCGTAACGACACCTGCCCTGAGCTGCCAGACATTGCCAACGGCTGGAAGACGTCCTCGCAGCCGGAGCTGCTCCATGGCACCGTGGTCACCTACCATTGCTACCCTGGCTTCCAACTGGCTGGCACCGACCTCCTGATGTGCCACTGGGACCTGACGTGGAGCGGTGACCTGCCCACCTGCGAGCGGG TGACCTCCTGCCGGGACCCCGGGGATGCTGAGCACAGCCGCAGGGTGGTCTCCAGCCCTAAATTCCCAGTGGGAGCCACTGTGCAGTATGTCTGCGACAAGGGCTACATCCTGGCGGGTGCTGGGACCCTCACCTGCCACGACCGCGCTGCAGGGGGACCCAAGTGGAGTGACCGTCTCCCCAAGTGCATCC CGGAGACCTACGAGCCCTGCCACAACCCCGGCgtgccggcgggcgggcggcagAGCCCCGAGTGGCGGCTGTACCCGGCTGGAGCCACCTTGCGCTTCTCCTGCACTGCTGGCCGGGCACTGCTGGGCGAGGGcagcctgcgctgcctgcccgGGCACCCCTCGCGCTGGAGCGGCTCACCTCCCATCTGCAAGGCGG CTTCCTATGATGACTTTTACAGCAACCGCAACCTGGATG CTGTGGCCAAGGCCGTGCCCTCGGGGACGGGGCTGGAGGGCACCAACGTCGCCATCGCTGTCTTCCTGCCCATACTGGTGGTGGCCCTGCTCATCGGAGGCATTTACCTCTACTTCTCCAA GCTCCAGGGgaagccagccctgcagctgcccctcGCTGGCTCCCACCCCTATGACCATATCACCGTGGAGTCGGCATTCGACAACCCCACCTACGAGACAGGA GGACCACACATGGGATGGAATACCCATCCAGAGACCACTCACATGATGGACATCCATCCAGGGAGCACGCACAGGATGGAACATGCAACCAGAGATTGCACATGGGATGGGACATCCATCCAGGGACCGTTTgtgggatgggacatccacGCAGGGGCCACATCACACACAGGATGA
- the SEZ6 gene encoding seizure protein 6 homolog isoform X4: MGSPPPALLLPLLAALLRAPAHGFNGLARKAGESAEAEGEPTALPTPAEREAEARFVSTAPTLKLLNHHPLLEDLLHEAFLKKDYLGQAPFLPAGPGPLLPASALEPAPGPPAPEPPPRTPALPRAAFPTDPLTTPAGRPGLWGEAWGAVPGADPSWSPAGVLESGPASSSQAPATPSTSLGPRAGTTMVPGDEEGTTTTSTITTTTVTTLQGPVPCNRTLAGPEGWLVSPELAGVPYDGSLDCTYTVTVYPGYGVELKVHNISLVEGETLTVESTGGLEPTLLANESFLLRGQVIRSPANLLTLRFQSPRPPSPGSYRFHYQAYLLSCPFPARPAFGEVSVSSLHPGGDARFRCAAGYQLQGAHRLTCRNATRPFWSAREPLCLAACGGVVRNATVGRIVSPGFPGNYSNNLTCHWLLEAPASHRLHLHFEKVSLAEDDDRLIIRNGNNVEAPPVYDSYEVEYLPIEGLLSTGRHFFVELTTDSSGAAAGMALRYEAFEQGHCYEPFVKYGNFTASDPRYPVGTTVEFSCDPGYTLEQGSTVIECVDPSDPQWNETEPACRAVCSGELTDTAGVVLSPNWPEAYGKGQDCIWGLHVEEDKRIMLDVRVLRLGMGDVLTFYDGDDLTARILGQYTGTRGRFKLYASTADVTVQFQSDPGTGAFGYQQGFVIHFSEVPRNDTCPELPDIANGWKTSSQPELLHGTVVTYHCYPGFQLAGTDLLMCHWDLTWSGDLPTCERVTSCRDPGDAEHSRRVVSSPKFPVGATVQYVCDKGYILAGAGTLTCHDRAAGGPKWSDRLPKCIPETYEPCHNPGVPAGGRQSPEWRLYPAGATLRFSCTAGRALLGEGSLRCLPGHPSRWSGSPPICKAASYDDFYSNRNLDAVAKAVPSGTGLEGTNVAIAVFLPILVVALLIGGIYLYFSKLQGKPALQLPLAGSHPYDHITVESAFDNPTYETGDTREYEVSI, encoded by the exons ATGGGctcgccgccgcccgccctgctgctgccgctcCTCGCCGCGCTGCTCCGCGCACCGGCCCACG GCTTCAATGGGCTGGCAAGGAAGGCTGGGGAGAGCGCTGAGGCCGAGGGGGAGCCGACGGCACTGCCCACACCGGCGGAGCGGGAGGCGGAGGCTCGCTTCGTGAGCACAGCACCCACGCTGAAGCTCCTCAACCACCACCCGCTGCTGGAGGACCTGCTGCACGAAGCCTTCCTGAAGAAGGACTACCTGGGCCAGGCACCATTCCTGCCTGCTGGCCCTggccccctcctgcctgccagcgCCCTCGAGCCAGCCcctggccccccagcccccgagCCCCCACCACGCACCCCcgccctgcccagggctgccttCCCCACTGACCCGCTGACCACCCCGGCAGGGCGCCCGGGGCTGTGGGGGGAGGCGTGGGGGGCTGTGCCAGGTGCTGACCCTTCATGGTCCCCCGCCGGGGTGCTGGAGTCGGGTCCTGCATCTTCCAGCCAGGCACCCGCCACCCCTAGCACATCCCTGGGACCCCGCGCTGGGACCACCATGGTCCCCGGGGATGAGGAGGggaccaccaccacctccaccatcaccaccaccactgtcACCACACTGCAGGGTCCAG TCCCCTGCAACCGGACGCTGGCAGGCCCTGAGGGCTGGCTGGTGTCCCCGGAGCTGGCCGGTGTCCCCTACGATGGCAGCCTGGACTGTACCTACACCGTCACCGTCTACCCTGGCTATGGTGTGGAGCTCAAG GTACACAACATCAGCCTGGTGGAGGGGGAGACACTGACGGTGGAGAGCACGGGGGGCCTGGAGCCCACCCTCCTGGCCAATGAGTCCTTCCTGCTGCGGGGCCAGGTCATCCGCAGCCCTGCCAACCTCCTCACCCTCCGCTTCCagagcccccggccccccagccccggctccTACCGCTTCCACTACCAAG CCTACCTGCTGAGCTGCCCCTTCCCGGCACGGCCGGCTTTCGGGGAGGTCTCTGTCAGCAGCCTGCACCCCGGCGGGGATGCCCGCTTCCGCTGCGCTGCCGGCTACCAGCTGCAAGGTGCCCACCGGCTCACCTGCCGCAATGCCACCCGGCCCTTCTGGAGCGCCCGTGAGCCCCTCTGCCTCG CGGCGTGTGGCGGGGTGGTCCGGAATGCCACGGTGGGACGCATCGTCTCgcccggcttccctgggaaCTACAGCAACAACCTGACATGCCACTGGCTGCTGGAGGCGCCTGCCAGCCACCGCCTGCACCTCCATTTCGAGAAGGTCTCACTGGCAGAGGATGATGACAG GCTCATTATCCGCAACGGCAACAACGTGGAGGCACCGCCGGTGTACGACTCCTACGAGGTGGAGTACCTGCCCATTGAGGGGCTGCTCAGCACCGGGCGCCACTTCTTTGTGGAGCTCACCACCGACAGCAGCGGGGCCGCTGCAGGCATGGCACTGCGCTATGAGG CCTTTGAGCAGGGACATTGCTACGAGCCCTTTGTCAAGTACGGGAACTTCACGGCCAGCGACCCCCGGTACCCCGTGGGCACCACAGTGGAGTTCAGCTGCGACCCTGGCTacacgctggagcagggctccACCGTCATCGAGTGCGTCGACCCCAGTGACCCACAGTGGAACGAGACGGAGCCAGCGTGTCGCG CGGTGTGCAGTGGGGAGCTGACGGACACGGCCGGTGTGGTGCTGTCACCCAACTGGCCGGAGGCATACGGCAAGGGCCAGGACTGCATCTGGGGGCTGCACGTGGAGGAGGACAAGCGCATCATGCTGGATGTCCGCGT GCTGCGGCTGGGGATGGGGGACGTGCTGACCTTCTACGATGGGGACGACCTGACAGCCCGCATCCTGGGCCAGTACACGGGCACCCGCGGCCGTTTCAAGCTCTACGCCTCCACTGCCGATGTCACCGTCCAGTTCCAGTCTGACCCTGGCACCGGTGCCTTTGGCTACCAGCAGGGCTTTGTCATCCATTTCTCCG AGGTCCCCCGTAACGACACCTGCCCTGAGCTGCCAGACATTGCCAACGGCTGGAAGACGTCCTCGCAGCCGGAGCTGCTCCATGGCACCGTGGTCACCTACCATTGCTACCCTGGCTTCCAACTGGCTGGCACCGACCTCCTGATGTGCCACTGGGACCTGACGTGGAGCGGTGACCTGCCCACCTGCGAGCGGG TGACCTCCTGCCGGGACCCCGGGGATGCTGAGCACAGCCGCAGGGTGGTCTCCAGCCCTAAATTCCCAGTGGGAGCCACTGTGCAGTATGTCTGCGACAAGGGCTACATCCTGGCGGGTGCTGGGACCCTCACCTGCCACGACCGCGCTGCAGGGGGACCCAAGTGGAGTGACCGTCTCCCCAAGTGCATCC CGGAGACCTACGAGCCCTGCCACAACCCCGGCgtgccggcgggcgggcggcagAGCCCCGAGTGGCGGCTGTACCCGGCTGGAGCCACCTTGCGCTTCTCCTGCACTGCTGGCCGGGCACTGCTGGGCGAGGGcagcctgcgctgcctgcccgGGCACCCCTCGCGCTGGAGCGGCTCACCTCCCATCTGCAAGGCGG CTTCCTATGATGACTTTTACAGCAACCGCAACCTGGATG CTGTGGCCAAGGCCGTGCCCTCGGGGACGGGGCTGGAGGGCACCAACGTCGCCATCGCTGTCTTCCTGCCCATACTGGTGGTGGCCCTGCTCATCGGAGGCATTTACCTCTACTTCTCCAA GCTCCAGGGgaagccagccctgcagctgcccctcGCTGGCTCCCACCCCTATGACCATATCACCGTGGAGTCGGCATTCGACAACCCCACCTACGAGACAGGA gacACGAGGGAGTATGAGGTGTCCATCTAG